In one window of Candidatus Neomarinimicrobiota bacterium DNA:
- a CDS encoding MauE/DoxX family redox-associated membrane protein, giving the protein MTLLQNKWLILGFRFILGIMMMYASFSKIADPKEFASLIDNYQFLPYSLTNLMAIFLPWVELYVGACLILGIFVDGAALLTMGMMLMFIIALSQATIRGLDIECGCFTGASKVGVSRILEDILWLAMTFVVWRRRENSFEIYPKSV; this is encoded by the coding sequence GTGACTCTCCTGCAAAACAAGTGGCTTATTCTTGGATTCCGTTTTATCCTCGGTATCATGATGATGTACGCCAGTTTCTCCAAAATCGCCGATCCTAAAGAATTTGCCAGCCTGATAGACAACTATCAATTCCTACCGTATTCGCTCACTAATCTCATGGCGATATTCCTGCCGTGGGTTGAACTTTATGTAGGCGCATGTCTGATTCTCGGAATCTTTGTGGATGGTGCAGCGCTCCTAACCATGGGAATGATGCTGATGTTTATTATTGCCCTCTCTCAAGCTACCATAAGGGGGCTTGATATTGAATGTGGTTGTTTCACAGGAGCTTCGAAGGTAGGTGTCAGTAGAATTCTGGAAGATATCCTCTGGCTGGCGATGACATTCGTAGTGTGGCGCCGCAGAGAAAACTCGTTTGAAATCTACCCCAAATCCGTTTGA